In Paracoccus aerodenitrificans, the following are encoded in one genomic region:
- a CDS encoding recombinase family protein yields MNDMALAFPPELLKRQAVIYVRQSTQSQVMTNLESQRRQYDLVEMARGYGFAGIDVIDDDLGVSASGCQARPGFERLVAMLCSGSIGAVFCLEVSRLARNGRDWHHMLELCGLVDARVVDHDGVYDPRHPNDRLLLGMKGSISEFELGVLRTRMVEAARAKARRGELRYTPPIGYLWDRDAGVMFDPDLRIQEVIRQLFHRFRELGSARQVLLAMSSEGIHFPRPSDGIRLTSFEWQPIRYRNVISVLKNMFYAGVYAYGKTGRQAKIRDGRAHVTYKNRKSPEDWDVVIRDHHVGYIDWEEYERNQAQLAKNAFGRAGGSKSGRGGGALLAGLLCCARCGRRLHVVYTGRTPRPVYRCDNPNLLLGQKRCITFGGFRPDKLIADAVLEVVAPFAIDAAIEARAMLNQAAEDKRLVLEMELQQARYDASLAERRYAACDPDNRLIASELEKRWEEALGRVRSFEQRLDTDFAAAPEVDVTRLEGLAQDLETAWTAPATSMRDKQRLIRTLIEDIVADIDDHTGEIVLVVHWKGGRHTELRVKKPKTGEHNARTSEEALGIIREMAGRWSDEAIAACLNRMGISTGQGKTWNAKRVSSIRRVNDIHGYLSADKDGPWCTMTEAAKELGVTNHVIRKLIKDGILPANQVVDGAPYQIQTTDLHSDTVKAALSRKGRPCRAKLDDQLSMFPTTYEGGA; encoded by the coding sequence ATGAATGACATGGCCCTCGCGTTTCCACCGGAACTGCTGAAGCGTCAGGCGGTGATTTATGTACGCCAGTCGACGCAGAGCCAGGTCATGACGAACCTCGAAAGCCAGCGTCGGCAATATGATCTTGTCGAGATGGCCCGCGGGTATGGATTTGCCGGGATCGATGTCATCGACGACGATCTTGGTGTATCAGCCAGTGGCTGTCAGGCCCGCCCCGGCTTCGAACGGCTCGTCGCCATGTTGTGTTCGGGGTCGATCGGCGCGGTCTTCTGCCTGGAAGTGTCGCGTCTGGCCCGCAATGGGCGCGACTGGCACCATATGCTGGAGCTTTGCGGCCTGGTAGATGCGCGTGTCGTGGACCATGACGGCGTCTACGACCCTCGCCATCCAAATGACCGGCTGCTTCTTGGCATGAAGGGCAGCATCAGCGAGTTCGAGCTCGGCGTCCTGCGCACGCGCATGGTTGAAGCCGCAAGGGCGAAAGCGCGCCGGGGTGAACTGCGTTATACCCCGCCGATCGGCTACCTGTGGGATCGCGACGCCGGGGTGATGTTCGATCCCGATCTCCGCATCCAGGAGGTCATCCGGCAGCTTTTCCATCGGTTCCGTGAGCTTGGAAGCGCCCGGCAGGTTCTTCTGGCGATGTCGAGCGAGGGCATTCACTTTCCTCGACCCTCCGATGGCATTCGACTGACAAGTTTCGAATGGCAGCCCATTCGGTATCGCAACGTGATCAGCGTCTTGAAGAACATGTTTTATGCCGGGGTCTACGCCTATGGTAAGACCGGGCGGCAAGCAAAAATCCGAGACGGCCGCGCGCATGTCACCTACAAGAACCGCAAGTCCCCTGAAGATTGGGATGTTGTGATCAGGGATCACCATGTCGGCTATATCGATTGGGAGGAATATGAACGCAATCAGGCGCAACTGGCCAAGAACGCTTTCGGACGTGCTGGCGGGAGCAAATCCGGTCGCGGCGGCGGTGCGCTCCTTGCCGGTCTCCTCTGCTGTGCGAGATGCGGGCGGCGGTTGCATGTGGTCTATACAGGCCGCACGCCGCGCCCCGTCTACCGCTGTGACAATCCAAACCTTCTTCTCGGACAGAAACGCTGCATCACCTTCGGTGGGTTCCGCCCAGACAAGCTTATTGCAGACGCTGTTCTCGAGGTTGTCGCGCCATTTGCCATCGATGCCGCCATCGAAGCACGTGCAATGTTGAACCAAGCGGCCGAAGACAAGCGGTTGGTGCTCGAGATGGAGTTGCAGCAAGCCAGATACGATGCGTCCCTGGCGGAACGACGCTATGCCGCTTGTGACCCTGATAATCGCCTTATCGCATCAGAACTGGAGAAACGGTGGGAAGAAGCCTTGGGACGCGTTCGCAGTTTCGAACAGCGTCTCGATACGGATTTTGCAGCAGCACCGGAGGTGGATGTCACGCGCCTTGAAGGGCTGGCGCAGGACCTTGAGACAGCCTGGACAGCTCCGGCGACATCCATGCGCGACAAGCAAAGATTGATCAGGACACTGATCGAAGACATCGTGGCGGATATCGACGACCATACAGGAGAAATCGTTTTGGTCGTCCACTGGAAAGGCGGCCGGCATACGGAATTGCGTGTCAAGAAACCGAAGACCGGTGAACACAATGCCCGCACCAGTGAAGAGGCTTTGGGGATCATCCGCGAGATGGCGGGACGCTGGTCCGATGAGGCGATCGCTGCCTGTCTTAACCGAATGGGAATATCGACTGGTCAGGGCAAGACCTGGAATGCGAAACGCGTTTCATCCATCCGGCGTGTAAATGATATTCACGGATACCTGTCTGCCGACAAGGATGGCCCGTGGTGCACCATGACCGAGGCGGCGAAAGAGCTCGGTGTGACCAATCACGTCATCCGCAAGCTGATAAAGGACGGTATTCTGCCCGCAAATCAGGTGGTCGATGGCGCACCGTACCAAATACAGACAACTGACCTGCATTCGGATACCGTCAAAGCCGCCCTTTCACGAAAAGGACGCCCGTGTCGCGCTAAGCTCGACGACCAGCTATCAATGTTTCCAACCACTTACGAAGGGGGTGCATAA